A region from the Ursus arctos isolate Adak ecotype North America unplaced genomic scaffold, UrsArc2.0 scaffold_6, whole genome shotgun sequence genome encodes:
- the UBXN2B gene encoding UBX domain-containing protein 2B, which translates to MAEGGGTDPGEQERSSGPRPPSARDLQLALAELYEDEVKCKSSKSDRPKATVFKSPRTPPQRFYSSEREYSGLHIVRPSTGKIVNELFKEAREHGAVPLNEATRASSDNKSKSFTGGGYRLGNSFCKRSEYIYGENQLQDVQILLKLWSNGFSLDDGELRPYNDPPNAQFLESVKRGEIPLELQRLVHGGHVNLDMEDHQDQEYIKPRLRFKAFSGEGQKLGSLTPEIVSTPSSPEEEDKSILNAVVLIDDSVPTTKIQIRLADGSRLIQRFNSTHRILDVRDFIVQSRPEFATLDFILVTSFPNKELTDESLTLQEADILNTVILQQLK; encoded by the exons ATGGCGGAGGGTGGCGGTACCGACCCGGGAGAGCAAGAGAGGTCTTCTGGGCCGAGGCCCCCGAGCGCGCGGGATTTGCAG TTGGCCTTGGCAGAATTGTATGAAGATGAAGTGAAATGCAAATCTTCCAAATCTGATAGACCTAAAGCTACAGTCTTTAAAAGCCCACGAACACCACCTCAAag GTTCTATTCAAGTGAACGTGAATACAGTGGATTACATATAGTTCGACCTTCAACTGGGAAAATTGTGAATGAACTTTTCAAAGAGGCAAGAGAACACGGGGCTGTCCCTCTGAATGAAGCCACAAGAGCTTCCAGTGATAACAAATCTAAG TCATTTACAGGTGGAGGATACAGGTTGGGTAATTCCTTTTGTAAGCGGTCTGAATACATCTATGGAGAAAATCAACTGCAAGAT GTTCAGATTTTGCTTAAACTATGGAGCAATGGTTTCAGTTTAGATGATGGAGAACTGAGACCCTATAATGACCCACCAAATGCTCAATTTCTGGAGTCTGTTAAAAGAGG agagattcCCCTGGAGCTTCAGCGGCTGGTTCATGGTGGCCATGTGAATTTGGATATGGAAGACCATCAGGATCAAGAATACATAAAACCTAGACTGAGGTTCAAGGCTTTTAGTGGAGAAGGACAAAAACTTGGAAG CCTCACCCCTGAAATAGTCAGTACACCTTCATCCCCAGAAGAGGAGGATAAGTCAATACTTAATGCGGTGGTTCTTATTGATGATTCCGTGCCAACGACAAAAATTCAAATCAGATTAGCAGATGGGAGTCGCTTGATACAAAGATTCAATAGTACACACAG GATCCTGGATGTCCGGGACTTTATTGTACAGTCCCGTCCTGAATTTGCGACTCTTGACTTTATTCTTGTGActtcatttccaaataaagagCTAACAGATGAAAGCCTGACACTACAAGAAGCAGATATTCTTAACACTGTGATACTCCAGCAACTAAAATAA